In Gammaproteobacteria bacterium, one DNA window encodes the following:
- a CDS encoding sterol desaturase family protein → MIEFITSNENIIRPSVFVGMLVIMGLWEVIAPRRALTVSKLLRWSNNLGLVFFNSFISKLVFPLAATGVAAFAAEHGWGLLNLYSLPTVAAIVLAIIALDFIIYLQHVLVHAVPALWRLHRVHHADLDYDVTTGSRFHTIEIILSMLIKFAAIVVLGAPVVAVIIFEVLLNGMAMFNHANVKLPLSLDKVLRWLIVTPDMHRVHHSIEDDETNSNFGFNLSCWDRLFGTYRQQPRKGHEAMMLGIRTFREPKQASWITGMLLMPFVGTVSDYAINRRQWTANEEQQNHEQ, encoded by the coding sequence ATGATTGAATTTATTACATCCAATGAAAATATTATCCGGCCGAGCGTCTTTGTCGGCATGCTGGTGATCATGGGGCTCTGGGAAGTCATCGCACCGCGCCGGGCACTGACGGTGTCGAAACTGCTGCGCTGGAGCAACAACCTGGGCCTGGTGTTCTTTAACAGCTTTATCTCAAAACTGGTGTTCCCGCTCGCGGCCACCGGCGTGGCCGCCTTCGCCGCTGAACATGGCTGGGGCTTATTGAATCTCTACAGCTTGCCGACGGTGGCCGCCATTGTGCTTGCCATCATTGCGCTGGACTTTATTATTTACCTGCAGCATGTGCTGGTGCACGCGGTACCGGCTTTGTGGCGACTGCACCGGGTACATCACGCCGACCTGGACTATGACGTCACCACCGGCTCACGTTTTCACACCATCGAAATCATTTTGTCCATGCTGATCAAGTTCGCCGCCATTGTTGTGCTTGGTGCGCCCGTTGTTGCTGTCATTATCTTTGAAGTGTTGCTCAATGGCATGGCCATGTTTAACCACGCCAACGTCAAGCTGCCACTGTCGCTGGACAAGGTCTTGCGCTGGCTAATCGTGACACCGGACATGCACCGCGTACACCACTCCATTGAAGACGATGAAACCAACAGCAACTTTGGCTTTAACCTGTCGTGCTGGGATCGCCTGTTCGGCACCTATCGCCAGCAACCGCGCAAGGGTCATGAGGCCATGATGCTTGGTATCCGCACGTTCCGCGAACCGAAACAGGCCAGCTGGATCACCGGCATGTTACTCATGCCTTTTGTCGGTACTGTCAGCGACTACGCCATCAACCGCCGCCAATGGACTGCCAACGAGGAACAGCAAAACCATGAACAGTAA
- a CDS encoding VTT domain-containing protein has product MNSKWLRAALLLGVVAGIASVIVFRDQLDTTSLKAWLEHAGAAAPLVFMLVYIVGTVFFFPGSVLTLIGGALFGPVLGTFYNLTAATLGAMLSFLVARFLAADWVTRKTGGRLKQLINGVEQEGWRFVAFVRLVPLFPFNLLNYALGLTRISFGQYSIATYICMLPGAIAYTYLGYIGREAATGGEDLIKKAMLALALLAIVSFLPRLIGNLRRGSMIDAVTLKQKLDAGEDFLLLDVRTEADYNGEQGHIAQSRLIPVEELTQRVGELNAYTNKPVITICRTDRKSAKAAQILAQHGFTDVHVARMGMTHWIKNGYEVE; this is encoded by the coding sequence ATGAACAGTAAATGGCTGCGCGCCGCATTGTTGCTCGGCGTAGTTGCCGGCATTGCCTCGGTCATCGTCTTTCGTGATCAACTTGATACCACGTCACTGAAAGCATGGCTTGAACATGCCGGTGCCGCGGCGCCGCTCGTGTTCATGCTGGTTTATATTGTCGGTACGGTATTCTTTTTCCCGGGATCCGTGTTGACCCTGATCGGTGGCGCCTTGTTCGGACCGGTGCTGGGCACCTTTTATAACCTCACCGCGGCCACGCTCGGCGCCATGCTGTCTTTCCTGGTGGCACGATTTCTAGCGGCTGACTGGGTCACCCGCAAAACCGGTGGCCGATTGAAACAGCTGATCAATGGCGTGGAACAGGAAGGTTGGCGCTTCGTGGCTTTTGTGCGACTGGTGCCGTTGTTTCCGTTCAACCTGCTCAACTATGCACTGGGCCTGACCCGCATCAGTTTCGGCCAGTACAGCATTGCAACGTATATCTGCATGTTACCAGGTGCCATTGCCTACACCTATCTCGGTTATATTGGCCGTGAAGCCGCCACCGGCGGCGAAGACCTGATCAAAAAAGCCATGCTGGCCCTGGCCTTGCTGGCTATTGTGTCATTTCTCCCAAGACTGATCGGCAACCTGCGTCGTGGCAGCATGATTGATGCCGTCACACTCAAACAAAAACTCGACGCCGGTGAAGACTTTTTATTGCTGGATGTGCGTACTGAAGCCGACTACAACGGCGAGCAAGGTCACATCGCCCAGTCACGGCTGATTCCGGTGGAAGAACTAACGCAACGCGTTGGTGAACTGAACGCCTACACGAATAAACCGGTCATCACCATTTGTCGCACCGATCGCAAATCCGCCAAGGCCGCGCAAATCCTTGCGCAACACGGCTTCACCGATGTGCATGTAGCCAGGATGGGTATGACGCACTGGATTAAAAACGGTTACGAGGTGGAGTAA